CCCGACAGAAATGTCTGTTCGCTGGTGACGTCGAGCGCTCTGAAATTTACATAGATTTTCTGATGATGTTTCTTTGTCTGCTTGATGAGTTCTTTGAACTCGACCAGTTGCTCACGGTTCAGCAGGTGTGATGCATCCTCGGAAGATACGAAGTAGGGCTCGGGCTGAACTCCGTTGATCTTGGATAAATTGATGTTCTCCTGGCTAAATTCCCCTAAAAACCGGGGGTAAACTGCATCGATATGGTATTGTTCAAGAAACCGGATAATTTGGGGAAAATCCCGGTAATTCATGTTGGAAAGCGTGTTGCATATAATGATCTTGGGGTAGGTGCGGGAGCCTCGGATATCAATGAAGTTCTCGAGTGCATCCGTTATTTTCTGAAAGGTTCCGTCGATGCCCCGGATCCCGTCATGCTTTGTGCCGACATCGTCTATAGAGAGATAGACGGTATGTAACCCGTACTCTATCAAGGTGCGGATCGTTTCTTTGTCGCACAGATTCCCGTTTGTCGGGAAATAGGTCCGGATCCCGTTTTTTGCACAATATTGAATCATATCAAAAACGGCATCCTTTCTTAAAAGGGCATCGCCGCCGAAGATTTCAAATGACCGGATGCCGTGATCTTTCAGTCTTGCAAGAATCGTCAGCCACTCGTCTCGACCTAATTCTTGCGGTTGTTCGCTGTTCCTCTTCCATATATTGCAGGTCTTGCACCGGCTTGTGCACCGATAGGTTAAAAACCCCATAGAGTCCGCTGCGCTTAAGGATAAATGGCGATATTCATAGCGGATCAATTCCGGGATCTCCCGGAGGCCGGGAACGATATTTCGGATGATTTTAGAGGCATTCATTGATTTGCCCTTACAGGGAAAGATGGATGCTGCGCGGGTTGGTTGTCCCCAATCCACGATCGGCGGCGGTCTGGATGAAGACCGGGGCAGGAGACACCGGTTCCAGGCCGTGTTCTTTGCGTTTCTTATCGATGATTTTCCATCCGGTATAATCTATCGCTACCGGATCGTCTGAAATGATCAGTTGATTCAAGGGATCTACATATTTCTGGTCTCTTCCGTTGATCCACTTGTATTCGACGAAGATGGCGTCCAGCACGATCAGGCGGGTCTTGTCCCGGATTTGCGGTTGGGCGTTCAGGTGGGGCAAAAACTCCATGATATCCTTGTGGTGATGCGACGGGTTCCCGATGGAGCCGTAATGATTCTTCATGCTGAGAGATACGCCGGAGTAACCTTCCAGGGCCTTCAGGACAGGCACATTGATCAGATAATCACACCGGTATTTGTTCTCACTGAGAGGAATGCCGCCGGTTAACAATTTCGCCATACGGTTAAAAAGGAAACGGTGATAACCACCGAGATCGTCGACCGTCCCGACCTTGATCCCCGGCCCGAGATTTTTCTCGAAGCCGGCATAACGGAATGCGTGATCGGTCTTGTCATAGATGACGATATTGTCCGGTCGGACCCCACGCTGGATCAGTCCGTCCGTGACAGCCTTGACAACCTTCGATTTGGTATAGATGCCTTGGATCTGGCAGTTAATCTTGATCGCAACCCTCTTGGCCGGATCCGGAATGATTTTTGACCAAGCTTTTAACAAGTTTCTTTCAC
This is a stretch of genomic DNA from Deltaproteobacteria bacterium. It encodes these proteins:
- a CDS encoding radical SAM protein, with the translated sequence MNASKIIRNIVPGLREIPELIRYEYRHLSLSAADSMGFLTYRCTSRCKTCNIWKRNSEQPQELGRDEWLTILARLKDHGIRSFEIFGGDALLRKDAVFDMIQYCAKNGIRTYFPTNGNLCDKETIRTLIEYGLHTVYLSIDDVGTKHDGIRGIDGTFQKITDALENFIDIRGSRTYPKIIICNTLSNMNYRDFPQIIRFLEQYHIDAVYPRFLGEFSQENINLSKINGVQPEPYFVSSEDASHLLNREQLVEFKELIKQTKKHHQKIYVNFRALDVTSEQTFLSGLYDYKHCHIATTFVTLNPNGDVVPCPFYRSYVIGNLLKTDLDKIWGNERHRQFVSLQQKKKIAICNNCNMRVYYPSMLETLKYYYRRAKESIF
- a CDS encoding DUF362 domain-containing protein, which produces MSFLRNINRRHFLVKVLSVLGAGFFLKWLPSLKNSHAHSGRKSMLVSVHHDRASDLTDERDNKNLDEQVIKQMLDEGIKSFTGERNLLKAWSKIIPDPAKRVAIKINCQIQGIYTKSKVVKAVTDGLIQRGVRPDNIVIYDKTDHAFRYAGFEKNLGPGIKVGTVDDLGGYHRFLFNRMAKLLTGGIPLSENKYRCDYLINVPVLKALEGYSGVSLSMKNHYGSIGNPSHHHKDIMEFLPHLNAQPQIRDKTRLIVLDAIFVEYKWINGRDQKYVDPLNQLIISDDPVAIDYTGWKIIDKKRKEHGLEPVSPAPVFIQTAADRGLGTTNPRSIHLSL